Proteins co-encoded in one Bacillus paramycoides genomic window:
- a CDS encoding acetyl-CoA carboxylase biotin carboxylase subunit, translating to MFQKILIANRGEIAVRIMKTCQKLGIRTVAIYSEADENALHVKMANEAYLVGGPRVQESYLNLEKIIEIAKKTNAEAIHPGYGLLSENPSFPVRCKEEGIVFIGPSEEIITKMGSKIESRIAMQAADVPVVPGITTNIETAEEAIEIAKQIGYPLMLKASAGGGGIGMQLMETEQTLTKAFESNKTRAQNFFGNGEMYLERYIADAHHIEIQLLADTHGNTVYLWERECSVQRRNQKVIEEAPSPFLDEGTRKAMGEVAVQAAKALGYTNAGTVEFLVDDQKNFYFLEMNTRLQVEHPVTEEITGLDLVEQQLLIAYGEKLSFTQDDVKRSGHAIEARIYAEDPKTFFPSPGKITDLTLPTNVRIDHFLENQVTITPFYDPMIAKVIAHGETREEAILKLHDALEELKVEGIKTNTPMLIQVLEDDVFKSGIYTTGFVTKQLVKK from the coding sequence ATGTTTCAAAAAATATTAATTGCTAATCGCGGGGAAATCGCAGTTCGTATTATGAAAACTTGTCAAAAACTTGGCATTCGCACTGTTGCTATTTATTCTGAGGCAGATGAAAATGCCCTACATGTAAAAATGGCAAATGAAGCTTACTTAGTAGGTGGGCCGCGTGTCCAAGAAAGCTATTTAAACCTTGAAAAAATTATTGAGATAGCTAAGAAGACAAATGCTGAAGCAATCCACCCGGGATATGGATTATTATCTGAGAATCCATCTTTTCCGGTTCGCTGTAAAGAAGAAGGAATCGTATTTATCGGACCGTCAGAAGAAATCATTACGAAGATGGGAAGTAAAATCGAATCACGTATTGCAATGCAAGCTGCAGATGTCCCAGTAGTTCCAGGTATTACTACAAATATTGAAACTGCTGAAGAAGCAATTGAAATTGCAAAACAGATTGGTTATCCATTAATGTTGAAGGCATCCGCAGGCGGCGGAGGCATTGGAATGCAGTTGATGGAAACTGAGCAAACGCTCACCAAAGCATTTGAAAGTAACAAAACAAGAGCGCAAAACTTCTTCGGTAACGGAGAAATGTATTTAGAACGCTATATAGCAGATGCACACCATATTGAAATTCAGCTTTTAGCAGATACACATGGTAATACAGTGTATTTATGGGAGCGTGAATGTTCAGTACAACGCCGAAATCAGAAAGTAATTGAAGAAGCACCTTCACCATTTTTAGATGAAGGTACACGAAAAGCGATGGGTGAAGTTGCTGTACAAGCTGCCAAAGCTCTAGGATATACAAATGCTGGTACAGTTGAGTTTCTAGTTGATGATCAGAAAAACTTCTATTTCTTAGAGATGAATACGAGATTACAAGTAGAGCATCCAGTTACAGAAGAAATTACTGGTTTAGATCTTGTAGAACAACAACTTCTAATTGCATATGGTGAGAAATTATCGTTTACACAAGATGATGTAAAACGTAGTGGTCATGCCATTGAGGCACGTATTTATGCAGAAGATCCGAAGACTTTCTTCCCATCACCTGGGAAAATTACAGATTTAACACTTCCAACAAATGTACGTATTGATCACTTTTTAGAGAATCAAGTAACGATTACACCTTTCTATGATCCAATGATTGCGAAAGTCATTGCTCATGGTGAAACTCGTGAAGAAGCAATTTTGAAATTACATGATGCTTTAGAAGAATTAAAGGTAGAAGGCATTAAAACGAACACGCCAATGTTAATTCAAGTTTTAGAAGATGATGTGTTCAAAAGCGGTATTTATACAACAGGTTTTGTAACAAAACAACTTGTTAAAAAATAA
- the exsK gene encoding exosporium protein ExsK, whose protein sequence is MGYRYSNSRKKCSCKQDDCWDVFEECKKEHEEKNKACDCCCVQGIRDELRKLVNRSVRITTGSNNYAGTVSSVTCDVVKLANSAGVVTVIISVCKIEAIEPLLT, encoded by the coding sequence TTGGGATATCGTTATAGTAATTCTAGAAAGAAGTGTTCATGTAAACAGGATGATTGTTGGGACGTTTTTGAAGAGTGTAAAAAAGAACATGAAGAGAAAAATAAGGCGTGTGACTGTTGCTGTGTACAAGGAATTAGAGATGAGCTGAGAAAGTTAGTAAACAGATCAGTGCGCATTACAACAGGAAGTAATAATTATGCAGGAACTGTTTCTTCAGTCACTTGTGATGTTGTAAAGCTTGCTAATAGTGCTGGGGTAGTTACAGTAATTATTTCAGTTTGTAAAATTGAAGCGATTGAACCATTGTTAACATAG
- a CDS encoding acetyl-CoA carboxylase biotin carboxyl carrier protein subunit, which yields MMTKVYASMAGNVWKIVVGVGDTVEEEQDVVILESMKMEIPIVSEEAGTVMKINVQEGDFVNEGDVLLEIE from the coding sequence ATGATGACGAAAGTATATGCATCGATGGCAGGAAATGTATGGAAAATTGTTGTAGGAGTAGGAGATACAGTAGAGGAAGAGCAGGATGTCGTCATTTTGGAATCTATGAAAATGGAAATTCCAATCGTTTCAGAAGAAGCTGGCACAGTTATGAAAATTAATGTGCAAGAAGGCGATTTTGTAAATGAAGGAGATGTATTACTAGAAATTGAATAG
- a CDS encoding acyl-CoA carboxylase subunit beta gives MLDQKQQSNTFEERVETIKQGGAPKYHEQNKAKGKLFVRDRLALLFDNGEYVEDALFANCEQTGLPADGVVTATGKIHGRTACVMANDSTVKAGSWGARTVEKILRIQETAEKLRVPLFYLVDSAGARITDQVEMFPGRRGAGRIFYNQVKLSGKVPQVCLLFGPSAAGGAYIPAFCDVVMMVEGNASMYLGSPRMAEMVIGEKVTLEEMGGARMHCSVSGCGDVLCKTEEDAITQARQYISYFPNNYLEKTPLVTPQEPKQFDKTLEQIIPENQNAPFNMKDLINRVIDEGSFYEVKKLFAQELITGLARIDGKPVGIIANQPRMKGGVLFHDSADKAAKFINLCDAYHIPLLFLADVPGFMIGTKVERAGIIRHGAKMISAMSEATVPKISIVVRKAYGAGLYAMAGPAFEPDCCLALPTASIAVMGPEAAVNAVYANKIAALPEEERDSFIAEKREEYKQDIDIYHLASEMVIDGIVHPNNLREELKGRFEMYMSKYQVFTDRKHPVYPV, from the coding sequence ATGTTAGACCAAAAACAACAATCGAATACATTTGAAGAACGAGTTGAAACGATTAAACAAGGCGGCGCACCAAAATATCATGAACAAAACAAAGCAAAAGGAAAACTATTCGTTCGAGATCGCTTAGCTCTTTTATTTGATAATGGTGAATATGTAGAAGATGCATTATTTGCAAATTGTGAACAAACAGGATTACCTGCTGATGGTGTTGTAACAGCAACAGGTAAAATACATGGTCGTACGGCATGCGTAATGGCAAATGATTCAACAGTAAAGGCTGGATCATGGGGCGCACGTACAGTTGAAAAGATTTTGCGTATTCAAGAAACGGCAGAAAAATTACGTGTTCCATTATTTTATTTAGTTGACTCTGCTGGAGCGCGTATTACTGATCAAGTTGAAATGTTCCCTGGGCGCCGCGGTGCAGGAAGAATCTTCTATAATCAAGTGAAATTATCAGGTAAAGTTCCTCAAGTATGTTTATTATTTGGTCCTTCGGCCGCTGGTGGCGCATATATTCCAGCTTTTTGTGACGTTGTAATGATGGTAGAAGGAAATGCATCTATGTATTTAGGATCTCCTCGTATGGCTGAAATGGTTATCGGGGAGAAGGTAACGTTAGAAGAGATGGGCGGAGCTCGTATGCATTGCTCAGTATCAGGATGCGGAGATGTTTTATGTAAAACAGAAGAAGATGCAATTACACAAGCAAGACAATACATTTCATATTTTCCAAATAACTACTTAGAAAAGACTCCATTGGTTACACCTCAAGAACCGAAACAATTCGATAAAACGTTAGAACAAATCATTCCAGAAAATCAAAATGCTCCTTTCAATATGAAAGATCTCATTAATAGAGTTATTGATGAAGGTTCTTTCTATGAAGTGAAAAAATTATTTGCTCAAGAACTCATTACAGGTTTAGCACGTATTGATGGTAAGCCAGTTGGTATTATCGCAAATCAACCGCGTATGAAAGGCGGCGTATTATTCCACGATTCAGCTGATAAAGCAGCGAAGTTTATTAATTTATGCGATGCATATCATATTCCATTATTATTCCTTGCAGATGTACCTGGATTTATGATTGGTACAAAAGTAGAGCGTGCTGGTATTATTCGCCACGGTGCAAAAATGATTTCTGCAATGAGTGAAGCAACTGTACCAAAAATCTCTATCGTTGTTCGTAAAGCATATGGTGCTGGTTTATATGCGATGGCGGGTCCAGCCTTTGAACCAGATTGCTGCTTAGCGTTACCAACAGCTTCTATTGCGGTAATGGGTCCAGAAGCCGCGGTCAATGCTGTATATGCAAATAAGATTGCAGCTTTACCAGAAGAAGAGCGTGATAGCTTCATTGCTGAAAAACGCGAAGAGTATAAGCAAGATATTGATATTTACCATTTAGCATCAGAGATGGTCATTGATGGTATTGTTCATCCAAACAATTTAAGAGAAGAGTTAAAAGGACGATTCGAAATGTATATGAGTAAATATCAAGTATTTACGGATCGTAAACATCCTGTTTATCCAGTTTAA
- a CDS encoding AMP-binding protein codes for MKQAVWFPTEEYKEKTRLYGWMKSLGYEDYETFYNKSIEETAWFWGEAEKAVGYQWMKPYTEVLDLENGTPFAQWYNGGTCNVVESVLSRWLADDETRTQPALQYEGENGTSKSFTYEELDSWVSRVANGLKHAGIEKGDRVTIYMPMIPETVVAMLAVMKIGAIISPIFSGFASDAVMTRVQAAGSKMIITADGFSRRGKVVSLKDEVDKACEHCPTVEKVVIVRHAGNDFTPHNYDFSWSTLEKEKPFVHAEEMHSDDPLMLIYTSGTTGKPKGTVHTHAGFPLKAAFDAGFGMNIKQGDRVLWVTDMGWMMGPFLLFGSLINGATMVMYEGVPDFPEADRLWETVDKYEITHLGISPTLIRALMAKGDEYVNKHSLKSLEVFASTGEPWNPDPWMWLFETVGKSNVPICNYSGGTEISGGIFGNVLIKPIAPISFNASLPGMAAVVLDDQGNPIRDEVGELCLEKPWVGMTKSFWEDDERYVNTYWSRFENKWVHGDWVIYDGEQYIITGRSDDTLNIAGKRIGPAEYESILVKHNDVIEAAAIGVPDEVKGEVCHCFVVLRDNVTFTVELKKELMSLVNSHIGKALCPKDIHVVEDLPKTRNSKVMRRVIKAAYLGKELGDLSSLVNPEVVPFIQGLQSSKL; via the coding sequence TTGAAACAAGCAGTTTGGTTTCCAACAGAAGAGTATAAAGAAAAAACGCGTTTATATGGTTGGATGAAATCATTGGGCTATGAAGATTATGAAACGTTTTATAATAAATCTATTGAAGAAACAGCTTGGTTTTGGGGAGAAGCTGAGAAAGCGGTTGGCTATCAGTGGATGAAACCTTATACAGAAGTGCTAGATTTAGAAAATGGTACGCCGTTTGCACAGTGGTATAATGGCGGAACATGTAACGTTGTAGAATCAGTTTTATCACGCTGGCTTGCAGATGATGAAACAAGAACACAACCAGCACTTCAGTATGAGGGGGAAAATGGAACTTCAAAATCATTTACATATGAAGAACTTGACAGCTGGGTAAGTCGTGTTGCAAACGGTTTGAAACATGCGGGTATTGAAAAAGGTGACCGTGTAACAATTTATATGCCGATGATTCCAGAAACAGTTGTTGCAATGCTAGCTGTTATGAAAATCGGAGCAATTATTTCACCAATATTCTCAGGTTTTGCGTCTGATGCAGTCATGACACGTGTGCAAGCGGCAGGATCTAAAATGATCATTACTGCAGATGGTTTTTCACGCCGAGGTAAAGTTGTTTCATTAAAAGACGAAGTAGATAAGGCTTGTGAACATTGTCCAACTGTTGAAAAAGTTGTTATCGTGCGTCATGCAGGAAATGATTTTACACCGCATAATTATGATTTCTCATGGAGTACGTTAGAAAAAGAAAAGCCATTTGTACATGCTGAAGAAATGCATAGTGATGATCCATTAATGCTCATTTATACATCAGGTACAACTGGGAAACCGAAAGGAACAGTACATACACATGCTGGTTTTCCTTTGAAAGCTGCATTTGATGCAGGATTTGGAATGAATATCAAACAAGGTGACCGCGTATTATGGGTAACTGATATGGGCTGGATGATGGGACCATTTCTACTATTCGGCTCTCTCATTAATGGAGCAACGATGGTTATGTACGAAGGTGTACCTGACTTCCCAGAGGCAGATCGTTTATGGGAAACAGTTGATAAATATGAAATTACACATCTTGGTATATCACCAACATTAATTCGTGCGTTAATGGCAAAAGGTGATGAGTATGTAAATAAACATTCGCTTAAGAGTTTAGAAGTATTCGCCTCAACAGGCGAGCCTTGGAATCCGGACCCTTGGATGTGGCTATTTGAAACAGTTGGAAAAAGCAATGTACCAATTTGTAATTATTCAGGCGGAACTGAAATTTCTGGTGGGATTTTCGGAAACGTCCTTATTAAACCAATTGCACCGATTAGTTTTAATGCATCTTTACCAGGAATGGCAGCGGTTGTGCTCGATGATCAAGGTAATCCAATTCGTGATGAAGTTGGAGAATTATGTTTAGAGAAACCGTGGGTTGGTATGACGAAGAGCTTCTGGGAAGACGATGAGCGTTATGTGAACACATATTGGTCACGTTTTGAAAATAAATGGGTTCATGGTGACTGGGTGATTTATGATGGTGAGCAATATATTATTACAGGACGCTCAGATGATACGTTAAACATTGCTGGAAAACGCATTGGACCTGCTGAATATGAATCAATTCTTGTAAAGCATAATGATGTCATAGAAGCTGCCGCGATTGGTGTACCTGATGAAGTAAAAGGTGAAGTTTGTCATTGTTTTGTAGTATTAAGGGACAATGTAACATTCACAGTAGAGTTAAAGAAAGAATTAATGAGTTTAGTAAACTCTCATATCGGAAAAGCATTATGTCCAAAAGATATTCACGTTGTAGAAGATTTACCGAAAACACGTAATTCTAAAGTCATGCGACGTGTCATTAAAGCTGCTTACTTAGGAAAAGAATTAGGTGATTTATCATCACTTGTAAATCCTGAAGTAGTTCCGTTTATTCAAGGATTACAGTCTAGCAAACTATAA
- a CDS encoding enoyl-CoA hydratase, with the protein MLQLQNISVDYVTPHVVKISLYRERQANSLSLALLEELQNILTQINEESNTRVVILTGAGEKAFCAGADLKERAGMNEEQVRHAVSMIRSTMEMVEQLPQPVIAAINGIALGGGTELSLACDFRIASDTASLGLTETTLAIIPGAGGTQRLPRLIGVGRAKELIYTGRRISAQEAKEYGLVEFVVPAHLLEEKAIEMAERIASNGPIAVRLAKEAISNGIQVDLHTGLQMEKQAYEGVIHTKDRLEGLQAFKEKRTPMYKGE; encoded by the coding sequence ATGCTACAATTACAAAACATTTCAGTTGATTATGTAACACCTCACGTTGTAAAGATTTCATTATATCGTGAAAGACAAGCAAACTCATTATCTTTAGCGTTATTAGAAGAGTTACAAAACATATTAACTCAAATAAATGAAGAGTCAAATACTCGTGTAGTTATTCTAACAGGTGCTGGTGAAAAAGCATTTTGTGCCGGAGCTGATTTAAAAGAACGTGCTGGCATGAATGAAGAACAAGTTCGTCATGCTGTTAGTATGATTCGTTCTACTATGGAAATGGTTGAACAATTACCACAGCCAGTTATTGCTGCTATAAATGGAATCGCACTTGGTGGTGGTACGGAATTAAGTTTAGCTTGTGATTTTAGAATTGCTTCAGACACTGCAAGTCTTGGTCTTACTGAAACGACTCTTGCAATTATACCAGGAGCAGGCGGTACGCAGCGTTTACCAAGATTAATCGGTGTTGGTAGAGCGAAAGAATTAATTTATACAGGCAGACGCATTTCGGCGCAAGAAGCGAAAGAATATGGCCTAGTAGAATTCGTTGTACCGGCTCATTTACTTGAAGAGAAAGCAATTGAAATGGCAGAGAGAATTGCTAGTAATGGTCCAATTGCTGTTCGATTAGCAAAAGAAGCAATTTCAAACGGTATTCAAGTTGATTTACATACCGGATTACAAATGGAAAAACAAGCGTATGAAGGTGTAATCCATACGAAAGATAGATTAGAAGGATTACAAGCATTCAAGGAAAAACGCACACCAATGTATAAGGGGGAGTAA
- the mvaB gene encoding hydroxymethylglutaryl-CoA lyase: MKLPNFAVIKEVGPRDGLQNEKKIVGTKDKVKWIQLLTESGLSYVEVSSFVHPKWVPALADANDVFSELKRDPNVTYAALVPNQNGLERAFLQNVDEVNVFLSASESHNKSNINKSIKEALAVIEDITKQALFEGKKVRGYVSTVFGCPYEGDISVVAVDELCNQLFSYGIYEVSLGDTIGVANPLQVEKVLEHLLKKYDASQFAMHFHNTYGMALANVVKSLEYGITTFDSSCGGLGGCPYAPGASGNVATDDLVHMLHKLGVQTNIDEEKLLRASQFIQSKLNIQLPSHVYRALQHKTISR, encoded by the coding sequence TTGAAACTACCTAATTTTGCTGTCATTAAAGAAGTCGGGCCACGTGATGGCTTACAAAATGAAAAAAAGATTGTTGGCACAAAAGATAAAGTAAAATGGATTCAACTACTTACAGAGTCGGGATTATCGTACGTTGAAGTTTCCTCATTCGTTCACCCTAAATGGGTCCCTGCATTAGCAGATGCAAATGATGTGTTTTCTGAGCTGAAAAGGGATCCAAATGTTACATATGCAGCGCTTGTTCCAAATCAAAATGGTTTGGAACGAGCTTTTTTGCAAAATGTAGATGAGGTGAATGTTTTTTTATCAGCAAGTGAATCTCATAATAAAAGTAATATTAATAAATCAATTAAAGAAGCATTAGCTGTAATTGAAGATATAACAAAACAGGCATTATTCGAAGGGAAAAAGGTAAGGGGCTATGTTTCTACTGTATTTGGCTGTCCTTATGAAGGAGATATAAGCGTCGTAGCAGTTGACGAATTATGTAATCAACTATTTTCATATGGCATTTATGAAGTATCTCTTGGTGACACGATCGGTGTAGCGAATCCGTTACAAGTAGAGAAAGTATTAGAACATTTATTAAAGAAATATGATGCTTCGCAGTTTGCAATGCACTTCCATAATACGTATGGAATGGCTCTGGCGAATGTAGTTAAGTCATTGGAATATGGTATTACAACATTTGATAGTTCTTGTGGTGGTCTTGGGGGATGCCCATATGCACCAGGAGCATCAGGCAATGTTGCAACTGATGACTTAGTTCATATGCTCCATAAGTTAGGGGTCCAAACGAATATTGATGAAGAGAAGTTATTGAGAGCGAGTCAATTTATTCAAAGTAAATTAAATATCCAATTACCGAGTCATGTGTATAGAGCGCTTCAACATAAAACGATAAGTAGGTGA
- a CDS encoding GNAT family N-acetyltransferase, which translates to MVYERRMVLIKLEPFKRSNSKQLINWIDSEEFLIQWSGNAFTYPLNEQQLEQYIESTNTLVFKVIDEETKEVIGHISLGQIDNINKSARIGKVLVGDTKIRGRSIGKHMMKAVLHIAFEELKLHRVTLGVYDFNTSAISCYEKMGFVKEGLLRESKKVGETYWNLWEMSMLEYEWSDKK; encoded by the coding sequence ATGGTGTATGAAAGGAGAATGGTGTTGATTAAATTAGAACCCTTTAAAAGATCGAATTCCAAACAGTTAATAAATTGGATTGATTCCGAAGAATTTTTAATACAGTGGTCAGGAAATGCATTTACGTATCCTTTAAATGAACAGCAATTAGAACAATATATAGAAAGTACAAATACACTTGTATTCAAAGTAATAGATGAAGAGACTAAAGAAGTAATTGGTCATATTTCGCTTGGACAAATAGACAATATAAATAAGTCTGCAAGGATTGGAAAAGTGCTAGTTGGTGATACGAAAATAAGAGGACGTTCTATAGGGAAGCATATGATGAAAGCGGTTCTTCATATTGCATTTGAAGAATTAAAACTACATAGAGTAACACTTGGTGTTTATGATTTTAATACGTCGGCCATCTCATGTTATGAAAAAATGGGATTTGTAAAAGAAGGTTTATTACGAGAGTCAAAAAAAGTAGGAGAAACGTATTGGAATTTATGGGAAATGAGTATGTTAGAATATGAATGGAGCGATAAAAAATAA